A region of the Flintibacter sp. KGMB00164 genome:
TCCGACTCGCCGTACAGCCGCACGATGCGGTGGGCGCGGAAGTCCATGCTGGCGTGGATAAAGGTGTGCAGACAGTCGGTGCGGTCCTTCAGAATGTAGTCGGCGCAACGGCCCACGATGACACAGGGACCCTTGTCTGCCAGGTCCCGAATGACGTTGTGCTGGATGGTCCACAAAAAGTCGGCGGCGGTCATGCCGCCCATGACACCGGGGACGCCCCGGCCCAAAAAGGAGAACGCAAAGTGGGTCTTGCCGGGGGCAAACTCCCCCTGCTCCTCAATGTACTTGGGGTCAAAGCCGCTCTCCAGAGCCACCTGTTTGACCAGTTCCTTGTCGTAGTAAGGGATGCCAAGGCGCTGGGCCACCGTCTTGCCGATGGTGCGTCCGCCGCTGCCAAACTCCCGACTGACGGTGATGATACTTTTCTTCATAACCGATTAACCTCCTTCGCCGGGCGGGAGACCGCCAACGATTTGACTATATTATACAACATCCAAACTGATTTTGCATGTGTTTTTGCAGCGGCAGTCAAGAGAAAAAGCGGGTGGACAAAGGGCCTGAGGTGTGATAAGATACCGGCGACGAGTTTGTATCTGTCTCGTCCAAGCCCGAAGCGCGGAGGACAGGCCCATAGGGGAGCTTGGAGCGGAGCGAAGGGCGCAAACCAAGACCGGCATGTGCCGGGCTGTTTGTGCCCTGAGACGAAGTGAAAGCGACCCGGCCATGGGCCCAGTCCGCAGCGTGACACCACGAAGCGCGGAGAACAGGCCCATAGGGGAGGGCCGTGTATCCAATTCGCAGCGTGATCACGCCATGCCTTGTTTCGGGTTCGTTCGGGGGGCAAGAAAATGCCCCGCCGTTCTCTAAATAATAAAATGGAGGTTTTTTTATGCGCAAATTTACCACCCGAGACCTGTCTCTGGCCGCCATCATCGCGGCGGTGTACGCGGTTCTCACCCTGATCCTGCCTATCCCCGCCTTTACCGGCATCCAGGTGCGCCTGTCCGAGGCCCTCACCGTGCTGCCCTTCCTGTTTCCTGCCACCACGCCGGGACTGGTCGTGGGCTGCTTTATTGCCAACCTGTTTTCCCCCTATTCCCTGGACGTGATCTTCGGTACCGCCGCTACCCTGATTGCCTGCATTCTGACCCGGCACATGCCTAACCGGTATCTGGCTCCCCTGCCCCCGGTTCTGTGCAACGCGGTCATCGTGGGCGCGGAGTGCGCCTGGTATCAGGTGGGAGGCTTTGGTCCCGCCTTCTGGCCCGCCTACGCCTTCAACGCCTTTACCGTGGGCTTTGGGGAACTGCTGGCCTGCTATATCCTGGGCAGCGTGCTGCTGGCCGCCCTGCCTCGGGTGTCCTTCTTCCGGGCGATGATCCCTCAGAAGCGCCTGGAGCGTCTGGGATTTGACCGTACGGCTCACTCGCTTTCTTGAAAGAAAGCTTGGCAAAGAACTTTGCGGGAAACTTCGTTTCCCTTCTGCGCCCGTAAGGAAGATTTTTTGTGGGAGTGACGTTCTGCGTCGCTCCCGCTTTTTTCTTGCCCAAAAAGCAACATCTGTCCCTTGCGTTTTGTTCATAAAAGAAACATAATTTATTCACACTTAAAATTTGATTTTCTTGGGAAATGGACTAAGATAAAGTAAATTCGTGATAACAGATCACGTTTCTTCCCCAAGGGGAGATCAGAAAGGATGGAGCTTTTATGCAGGAAGTGAAAAAACCTTCCAAGCGCCCCCTAGTTTTCTATTATCTCATTGGTATGCTTATTTTAATGGTGCTGAACATGACGTTTTTCCCGGCAGTGCTGGAAAAACAGGTTCAGGAGGTGAGCTACTCCACCTTCATGTCCATGACCTATGAGGACAACATCGGTCTGGTGCAGATCGAAGGGGATGAGATCACCTTTACCGACAAGGCTCAGGAGAAGATTTACAAGACTACCGCCATCGACAGCGATACCGAGATGGTCCAGCGGGTCTATGAGCACGGCGGCGATATCAACCGCATCGATACCCAGCCCGGACTGCTCACCTCCATTCTGGTGGGGTGGGTGCTGCCACTGGTGCCCTTCCTGCTCATTGGCTACTTTATCCGCAAGCGGATGCAGAAGAGCATGGGCGGCGCGGACGGCATGATGTTCGGTATGGGCGGCGGCTCAGGCGCCAAGGTATATGTCCCCTCCTCCAGCGGCATCCGCTTTGCCGACGTGGCCGGTGAGGACGAGGCCAAGGAGCTGCTCAGCGAAATCGTGGACTTCCTCCACGACCCCGCCAAGTACGCCGCCATCGGCGCCAAGCTGCCCAAGGGTGCGCTGCTGGTAGGCCCTCCGGGCACCGGCAAAACCCTGCTGGCCAAGGCTGTGGCCGGTGAGGCCAACGTCCCCTTCTTCTCCATCGCAGGCAGCGAATTTGTGGAGATGTTCGTAGGCCGGGGCGCCGCCAAGGTGCGCGACCTCTTTAAGCAGGCCAACGAGAAGGCCCCCTGTATCGTCTTTATCGACGAGATCGATACCATCGGCAAAAAGCGTGACGGTCAGCTGGCCGGCAACGACGAACGGGAGCAGACCCTCAACCAGCTGCTCACCGAGATGGACGGCTTTGACGGCTCCAAGGGCGTGGTGGTGCTGGCCGCCACCAACCGCCCCGACAGTCTGGACCCCGCCCTGCTGCGTCCCGGCCGCTTTGACCGGCGTATTCCCGTGGAGCTGCCCGACCTCCAGGGCCGCATTGAGATCCTGAAGGTCCATGCCCGGAAGATCCGTCTGGCGGAGGACGTGGACTTTGAACCTATCGCCAAGACCGCTGCCGGTGCCTCCGGCGCGGAGCTGGCCAATATCGTCAACGAGGCCGCCCTGCGGGCGGTACGGTCGGGACGGCAGTTTGCCACCCAGGAGGACCTGCAGGAGAGCGTGGAGGTGGTCATCGCGGGCTACCAGAAGAAGAGCCGGGTGCTCTCCGACGAGGAGAAAAAGATCGTGGCGTACCACGAGGTGGGCCACGCCCTGGTGGCTGCGCTGCAGAACCACTCCGCTCCGGTGCAGAAGATCACCATTATTCCCCGAACCTCCGGCGCCCTGGGTTATACCCTCCAGGTAGACGACGGCGACCACTTCCTTATGTCCAAGGATGAACTGCTCAACAAGATTGCCACCTACACCGGCGGCCGGGCCGCTGAGCAGCTGGTCTTCCACTCCATCACCACTGGAGCCTTCAACGACATTGAACAGGCCACCAAGCTGGCCCGGTCTATGATCTCCCGCTTCGGCATGAGCGAGGAGTTTGGTTTTGTGGCCTTTGAGACGGTGAGCAACCAGTACCTGGGCGGTGACGCCTCCCTGGCCTGCTCCCCCGAGACCCAGGCCCGTATCGACAAGAAGGTTACCCAGCTGGTGGATGAACAGTACCAGAAGGCTATGGAGCTGCTGAAGGAAAACGAGGGCAAGCTCCATGAAATTGCCGGGTACCTCTATGAGCATGAGACCATCACCGGACAGGAGTTTATGGACATTTTGAATCGGTAATATCTTGTTTCCCCCAGGGCTTGTCCCTGGGGGAGCTTTTTTGTTTTTTGGACGGGTGTTACTTTCTGCTCGCACAGAAAGTAACCAAAGATGCGCCAAGGGGTGTTCTTCCGATGAGCGCTGCGCCTTTGCTTGCGCTCATAGTCAGCCCACCCCCTGGACCCCCATTTACGGGGGACGCCCTCCAGGGAGATGGGTTATGACCTCCCGGCGGACCTGAAACAAGCTCCGCAGTTCTTTTTGCCTCGGCCCACTGGGGCCTTCGAATTGGAAAATTGAAAGATGTGCGCTTGAAATAACACCGCCTACTCTGGCAAAACTGTGGCAGCTGGTCCGTTCGACCAGTGCCGCACCAAACAGGTAGGCAGGCACCAGGCGGTGTACATATAAAGTGACAATGCCTTCAAATTTTGATAGTAAAAGGGCCTAAGGCCCGGGAGTAGAATGGAGCACAGTCAAAACTTAGGCCGCCGGGGACTACGAAACAACCGAAGGGACACGCTCCCGTAGCCGGGGGGGCTGGGGGGCAGATGACTGTGAGCGCCCGCTGCGCGTAGGCGCTCACCGGAAGCGGCCCCCAGTCACTCTTTGGTTCCTTTCTGGTGATCCAGAAAGGAACCCGCCCCGCAGGGCGGAACCTTCTCCATAAAAAAGGTGGGAGCGACGCAGAATGTCACTCCCACAAAAAGTCTCTCTTACGGGCGCAGAAGGGAAACGAAGTTTCCCACAAAGCTTTTTTGCCTACTTTTTTCTCCGAAAAAAGTAGGTTACCGGCGGACGATGTTTTCCGAAATCTCCCCCAGCGCCTGAGCGGCCTCCATATCAAAGCACTGGCTGCGGGCCAGGTCGGCCAGAGAGACGATGCCCACCAGCTTTCCTCCCTCCACCACCGGCAGGCGGCGCACCTGCTGGCGGGCCATGAGCTGGGTGGCGGCCCGGCAGTCGTCCTGGGGCGACACCGTGGCGCACCCCCGGGTCATGATCTCCCGCACCAGGGTCTGGGCGGGGTCCTCCTCGGCGGCCACACAGCGCAGTACGATATCCCGGTCGGTGACCATGCCACGCAGCTTCCGGTCCTCCCCGCACACCGGCAGCACGCCCACGTTGTGACGGCTCAGGAGCCGGGCGGCCAGGGCGGCGGAGGAGGTGGGTTCAATGGTGACCACACTGGGGTTCATCAGATCCTTAACTTGCACAGGGATCATCCTTTCCAGACGCACGGCGTCCTGTTTCTGTCAGTATGCCCCGGGCCTGCCTTCACCATACCGGCGATTCTTTAAATCAGATTAAGAATTAGACGAGAGTGTCAAAATCCCGTTGCATTCTCCCAGAAAAACAGGTATACTTGCATCATTTCCAAGCGGTATATTTTACCGCAGAGAGGAGAACCAACTTGAATAACGAAGGAAAAAAGCCCCGGAAAAACCTGAGCAAACCGGGCAAGATCCTCATCAACCTGCTGGTGACGGCGGTGGTAGGCTTTATCTACTTCTATCTGGGCCTGCCCGCTATTAATCTGCAGTCTCCGGACTTTTACAGCTTCATTTTTGTGCTGTGTCTGGCCTATGTGGCCTCTGCCCTGGTGACCTCCGGTTTCCGGGACGGCAAGACCTCCGGCAAGGCCCGGGTGGGAGACTACTTCCGCTTTATCAAGCAGCAGTGCCTGCCGGTGGGCATCTTTATGGTGCTGCTGGTAGTGGTGGCCCTGGTGGGCCAGATCATCTCTCTGCCCATCTTCCGGGCGGGAGCCTACCGGGATCTGCTCACTGTGGAGAACGGCACCTTTGCCGAGGATATCAGCCAGATCTCCTTTGACAAGATCCCCACCCTGGACCGGGACAGCGCCGAGTACCTGGGCGACCGGCAGATGGGTACCCTCAGCGACATGGTCAGCCAGTTTGAGTACCCCTCCAAGCAGTCGGTGCAGATCAACTATCAGGGCCGGCCGGTGCGGGTCTCCCCCATTGCCTACGCCGACCTCATCAAGTGGTTTACCAACCGTGGCGAGGGTCTGCCCGCCTATGTGGTGGTGGACATGGTGACCCAGGAAGCCAGTGTGGTGCGTCTCCAGGAGGGCATGAAGTACTCCTTCTCCGAGCCCCTGAACCGCAACATTATGCGCCATCTCCGCTTCCAGTATCCCACTTATATGTTCGATAGCCCCAAGTTTGAAATCGACGAGGATGGCCAGCCCTGGTGGATCGCGCCCCGTGTGGTGAAGACCATCGGCCTGTTCGGCGGCACCGACATTAAGGGCGCGGTGCTCTGTAACGCCATCACCGGCGAGAGCACTTACTACGACATTGCCGACGTGCCCAGCTGGGTGGACAACGTGTACACCCCCCAGCTCATTATGGAGCAGTACGACTACCATGGCACCCTTATCAACGGCTTTATCAACTCCGTGCTGGGTCAGCGGGACGTGACGGTGACTACCGAAGGGTATAACTACATCGCCCTCAACGACGATGTGTATGTGTACACCGGCGTCACCTCCGCCAACGCCGACCAGTCCAACCTGGGCTTCCTGCTGAGCAACCAGCGCACCAAGGAGACCCGTTTCTACGACGCCCCCGGCGCCACCGAGTACGCGGCCATGTCGTCGGCCCAGGGTGTGGTGCAGGATCTGGGCTACACTGCTACCTTCCCTCTGCTGCTCAACATCGCCGGGGAGCCCACCTACTTCATCCCCCTGAAGGACCAGAGCAGTCTGGTGAAGATGTACGCCATGGTCAACGTGGCCCAGTATCAGATCGTGGCCACCGGCACCACTGTATCCCAGTGTGAGCAGACCTATGTGCGCCAGCTCTCGGACAAGGGCATCACCAAGCCGGAAGAGGTGCCTCAGACCACCGCCCAGGGCACCGTGGCGGAGATCCGCTCCGCTGTGCTGGACGGCAACACCTACTACTTTGTCCGCCTGGACGGCGAGCAGGTCTTCTACTCCCTGTCGGCGGCCAAGAATGAACTGGCTGTCATTCTGAACGTGGGTGACAAGGTGACCATTGAGCACGCAGCTACTGAGGAGGGCGGCTCCATTCTGGACGGTTACTCCCTGACCATCGATGGCCGTGCCGCGTCCAACCAGGCCGACACAGGCGAGAATACCGCCCAGCCGGCGGCATAACTTAAAATCTCAAATCAAAGAAGGCCGTCCCGGCAGGGACGGCCTTCTTTGATTGCTTAGTTCAGATTTTGTTGGACGGTACAGCCCATGCCGATCATGCTGGCCCGGTTGCCCAGCTGAGCAGCGGCCAGACGGCAGCCCAAGAAGCTGGACTTCAGTAGGGGATGGACCCGAGCCTCCACCCGGGGCAGGACCTGTGGGGCCTCCATGACCCCGCCGCCTAAAATTACCCGCTCCGGGGCAAAGGCGTGGATCAGGCCGACCAGACCCAAAGCCACCTCGCCGCACCAGCGGTCCACCAACTGGGACACAGCAGGCTCATCCAGGCGGGCAAAGATAGCGCGGCCATCGGTGAGGGTGGGATCTAGTTCCCGGGCCATGCGGACCAAGGCGGTGGTGCTGGCGTAACGCTCATAGCTGCCCGAACCCCGGTCATCGGCCTGCAGATCCTCCGGGTGGACCAACATGCCGCCGAATTCTCCGGCGCTGGCCATGCCCCGGTAGAGCTGCCCATTCAGAATGCAAGCTCCGCCTACTCCGGTACCATAGCTGACCATAAGGCTGTGGCGGGCCCCCTGGGCCGCGCCGTGGAAGGCCTCGCCCAGAGCGGCAGCGTTGACATCGTTTTCCACTGCGGCCGGCACTCCCAGCTCCTGAGTGAGCAGACGGCCCACCTCCATGCCGGTGTAACCGGGGATATTGTCACATAATAGAATACGGCCACTCTCCGGCTCTACTTCTCCGGCGGTGGACAGGCCTACCCCGTCAATGGGGCCCATAGCACGGACCAGAGTAATCACCCGGTCCAGCACCGCCTGGGCGCCCTCCTGGGCGTGGGTGGGGGTCTGCTGGGTGTGAGACAGTGCAGTTCCGTCCCACAGGCCGCTTTTAATCATTGTGCCGCCTAAATCAATGCAGGCAATGCGATAAGACATGCTAGCTTCCTTCCTTATGAGTGAAATTTCTGCCCTCAAGGTACAATACTCTGCGCAAAAGAGTGGGAGCGACGGAATACGTCACTCCCACAAAAAGTTCTCTTACGGGCGCGGAAGGGAAACGAAGTTTCCCACAAAGTTCTTTGCCAAGCTTTCTTTCAAGAAAGCGGTGGGCGCAGAGGCAAAGCGAAGCTTTGCAGAAGGCTTTTTGCCAACTTTTTTCTCAAAAAAAGTTAGTGCATGTCGTGGCTGTTGAGGAGGTTCTGCTTGATGTCCCACAGCTTCTGGCTCAGGTCCACATAGTAGTTGTGGGGATTCTCAAAGCGCTTTACCTCGTCCCACAGGGAATCCACCTGCCGCTGGCAGTAGGAGCGGCTGGCCTGGAGGTCGGGCACCTGATAGACCAGTTCGCCGTTCAGGAAAATGGGGACCATCAGCTCCCGGGCCTCATAGTCGGTGTAGGTCTTGCGCTTCCAGGTGGCGTCGGGGTCAAAGAGCTCCAGAGGCTGGGTGAAGTCAAACTCCTCGTTGTGCAGGCAGATGAGATCGGCCTCCGCCTTGCCCGTGTCCTTGGAGAAGATACGGTAGATCTTTTTGAAGTGGGGGGTGGTGATCTTGGCGGCATTTTCGCTGATCTTGATCTTGGGAATGATATTGCCGCTCTCATCCTCGATGGCCACCAGCTTATACACCCCGCCGAACACCGGCTCGGAGCGGGAGGTGATGAGCCGCTCGCCCACGCCGAAGGAGTCGATACGGGCGCCCTGGCGAACCAGGTCCCGAATGATGTACTCGTCCAGGGCGTTGGAGGCAAAAATCTTGCAGCTGGTAAGACCCGCCTCGTCCAGCATCTCCCGGGCCTTCCGGGACAGGTAGGTGAGGTCGCCGGAGTCCAGGCGGATACCGCACTTGGTGATGCCCATGGGCTCCAGCACCTCTTTGAAGGCACGGATGGCATTGGGCACACCGGATTTCAGCACGTTATAGGTGTCCACCAGCAGGATGGCGTTTTCCGGATAGAGCTGGCAGTAGGTCTTGAAGGCGGTGTACTCGTCGGGGAACATCTGCACCCAGGAGTGGGCCATGGTGCCGGTGGCGGGAGAGCCGTAGTGCTGGTCGGCCATGGTGCAGGCGGTGGCGGAGCAGCCGGCGATGTAGCTGGCCCGGGCGCCCAGCAGAGCGCCGTCGGGGCCGTGGGCCCGGCGGGAGCCGAATTCCGCCACCGGGCGGCCCTCGGCGGCCCGGACGATGCGGTTGGACTTGGTGGCGATGAGGCACTGGTGGTTGAGGCACAGCAGGACAAAAGTCTCAATAAACTGGGCCTGGATGGCGGGGGCGCGCACGGTAAGGATGGGTTCACCGGGGAAGATGGGGGTGCCCTCGGGCACAGCCCAGATGTCGCCGGTAAAGCGGAAGGTGCGCAGATAATCTAAAAACTCCGGGGCAAAGCAGCCCTTGGACTGGAGGTAAGCGATGTCCTCCTCGTCAAAGCACAGGTTCTCGATGTACTCCACCACCTGGGCCAGGCCCGCCGCAATGGCGAAGCCTCCCTTGTCGGGGACGGAGCGGTAAAACACGTCAAAGTAACAGATCCGGTCGGCCAGTCCGGTCTGGAAATAGCCGTTGCCCATGGTCAGCTCGTAGAAGTCGCAGAGCATGGTCAGGTTTGTTTTTGCTTTCATGGCTGGGGCAGCCTCCTCACATGGGGGTGACAAGACACCCCGAATTGCCTTTATTATACCCGCTCCCCTGGGGAAAGGCAAGGACAAGCGGGGTATTCCGTAAAAAAATTGTTAAAATCCAGGAGAATTTCGGAAAGGGTATGTAATTTTGTTCTGACTGGCAATACTAAATGGAACAAAGGACAGCGCAAAAGGAGGCGTTTGGTATGGATGTGCCCAGCCGTACTCTGGAGAATCTGGCCCGGGGGCTGGCGGAGAAAAATCTGGCCCGCAGCCGGTATATGCTGGCGGCGGGAGCGGCCCACCGGGATGGGCTGGCGGTGGTGGAGCTGCTGTTTGTGCGCACGGCGGAGCAGGAGCGGGTCCATGGACGGCAGTTCGCCCGGCTGAGCCAGGAGCTGGGGGGCGAACATGTGCGGGCCGAGGGGGCCTATCCCCTGGAGATGGAGCAGGATACCGTGCAGTGGCTGCGCCGGGCTAAAGAGGAGGAGGACCGGGAGGCAAGAGAGTGGCGGGAGTTTGCCCGCCAGGCCCGGGAGGACGGAGTACCTCAGGCCGCAGACCTGTTTGAGCGGGTAGCCCAGGTGGACGAAACCCACGGGGACCGGTTTGCCCGGTGGGCTGGGCGGCTGGAGGATGGGGAGCTGTTTGCCCGACCTCTCCCCTGCCTGTGGCGGTGCACTGTCTGCGGCCACACCCAGTATGAGGAGGGGGCGCCGGAGCGCTGTCCGCTGTGTCTGGGACCGCAGAGCCAGTTTCTGGCACTGGAGGGGGAGGACTGGTTTTAAAGAATTGGCTAACCACACCTTAAGGTATCCTTTATACTTTTTTCATTGCCCTGGTCCGGGCAACTATGGTATACTGATTCTATCTGGACAGGGCAGCCTGTCCGGTCTGATGATAAAGAAAAGGCGGGATACAAGTTGGAGCGTACCTTTGACGCGCTGGTGGTCGGCGCGGGTTATGCCGGGGCGGTGTGCGCCCGGCAGTTGGCAGAGCAGGGCAGCAAGCGGGTGCTGGTGCTGGAGCGCCGGGACCATATCGGCGGCAACGCCTACGACTGTCTGGACCAGGCCGGCGTGCTCATTCACCAGTACGGCCCCCATATCTTCCACACCAACGACAAGCGGGTCTTTGACTGGCTGTCCCGGTTTACCCCCTGGCGGGACTACCAGCACCGGGTCATCGCCAACATCCCCGACAATGCCGGGGGCCGCATGACCTACCCGGTTCCCTTCAACCTTACCTCCCTGGAGACCGCCTTTGGTCCCAAGGAGGGCAAGCGCCTGGGAGACAAGCTGCTGGCCGAGTACGGCGCGGAGCAAAAGGTGACCATTCTGGAGCTGCGGCAGAACGCCGACCCGGAGATCGCCGCTCTGGCCGACTATGTGTACGAGCACGTGTTTGTCCACTACACCATGAAGCAGTGGGGACAAAAGCCGGAGGAGATCGACCCCAACACCACCGCCCGGGTGCCGGTGTTCCTCTCCCGGGATGACCGCTACTTCCAGGATGCCTTCCAGGGCATGCCTCAGGAGGGCTACACCCCCATGTTTGAGCGGATGCTGGACCATCCCAACATCACCGTGGAGCTGGGCTGCGACGCCCTGAAGCGGCTGGATGTGAGCGGAGAGCAGATCAAGGTGGACGGCGAAGTCTTTGACGGCCCTGTCATCTACACCGGCCAGGCCGACGAGCTCTTTGGCTTCCAGTTTGGTCCCCTCCCCTACCGCACCCTGGACTTCCGCTTCGAGACCCTTCCCCAGGACGACTTCCAGGGCTACGGCACGGTGAACTACACCGTGGACGAGGACTATACCCGCATCACCGAGTTTAAGCACCTCACCGGACAGAAGGTGCCCGGGAAGACCACCATCGTGAAGGAGTACTCCCGCGCCTATACCGGAGCGCCGGGAGAGATCCCCTACTACGCCATCATTAACCCAGACAACAATGCCCGGTACGGCCAGTACAAGGCGCTGGCGGAGAAGTTCAGCAACCTCCACCTGCTGGGCCGCCTGGCGGAGTACAAGTACTACAACATGGACGCCATCGCCGGCCGGGCGCTGGACCTGGCTGAAGAGCTGCTGAAGTGATTGCGGCGTGAGCCGCCGGGGCGCGGGAGACCCGTGCCCCCTCCGACGAGAGGAGATAATTACATATGGATAAGCTGATTACCTTTGCCGTCCCCTGTTATAACTCCGCTGCCTATATGGAGCACTGCGTGGAGACCCTGCTCCAGGGCGGCGACGACATCGAGATCATCCTGGTGGACGACGGCTCCACCAAGGACGATACCCCCGCCATCTGCGACCGCTACCAGGAGCAGTACCCCGACATCGTCCGGGCCATCCACCAGCCCAACGGCGGCCACGGTGAGGGCGTCAACCAGGGCATCCGCAACGCCCGGGGCATCTACTACAAGGTGGTGGACTCCGACGACTGGGTAGACGTGCCCTCCCTGCACAAGGCGCTGGACAAGCTGCGCCAGTTCGTTCGGGACAACAAGCTGGTGGACATGATGATCTGCAACTATGTCTACGAGCACGCTGAGACCAACACCCAGCGGGTGATGCACTACCGCAACGTATTCCCCCGCAATAAGGTGTTCGGCTGGGACCAGATTGGCCGCTTCCGTCCCTCCCAGTACCTGCTGATGCATTCGGTCATCTACCGCACCCAGCTGCTGCGGGACTGCAACCTGGAGCTGCCCAAGCACACCTTCTATGTGGACAACATCTTCGTCTACCAGCCCCTGCCCTATGTGAAGAACATGTACTACCTGGATGTGGACCTGTACCGCTACTTCATCGGCCGCTCCGACCAGAGCGTCAACGAGAAGGTGATGGTCACCCGGGTGGACCAGCAGCTGCGGGTCACCTACCACATGATCGACTCCCACGACCTGCGCCAGGTTTCTGCGGAGCACAAGAAGCTGGGCCGGTATATGTTCAACTACCTGGCTATGATGATGGCCATTTCCTCCATCTTCCTGGTCATTGACAGCTCCCCCGAGGCGCTGGGTAAGCGCACTCAGCTGTGGGAGTATCTGCGTACCGTGGACTCCGGCATCTACCACAAGATGAAGTACCGCGCTGTGTCCGCCTTTACTGCCTTCCCCGGCTATCAGGGACGGAAGCTGTCGGTGGGGCTTTATCGCCTGGCAAGAAAAATTTATAAATTCAATTAAGTTTGCTTGTTTTTGCGCTGAATAGAGGTATTTTGTGGGAGTGACGTTCTGCGTCGCTCCCATCTTTTTTGGAGGGTTCCGCCCTGCGGGGCGGGTTCCTTTCTGGATCACCAGAAAGGAACCAAAGAGTGACTGGGGGCCGCTTCCGGTGAGCACCTTGCCTGCGGCGGTGCTCACAGTCATTGCCCCCAGACCCCCGGCTACGGGAATGGGTCACTTCCGTCCGGCAGTTACTTCCGGCGGGCAAAATCAAGATCTGTTTCCCTCCTATTCCCGGGCCTTAGGCCCTTTTGCCATCAAAATTTGAAGGTATTTGCACTCTAACGTACACCGCCTGGTGCCTGCCTACCTGTTTGGTGCGGTCGTCATCGATTGCCCGGTTGCCACAGCTTTGCCAGACTAGGCGGCGTCCGTACAGCGCAGCGGTTTTCTAATTTTTGACGCAGCAGGGGCCTGTGCCCCCGAGGCAAGAAGAACCAGATGGGGTCTATTGGGGTCCCCGCCAAAGCCCAGCGAAGCGGGTTTGGTGGGGAGAGGAGGAGCAAGGAAGCGACGTGATGGATACCCATACTTGGGTGTCCGGAACAAAGCGGACTTTGCGACGACGAGCGTCCCCCGT
Encoded here:
- a CDS encoding rubrerythrin family protein: MDVPSRTLENLARGLAEKNLARSRYMLAAGAAHRDGLAVVELLFVRTAEQERVHGRQFARLSQELGGEHVRAEGAYPLEMEQDTVQWLRRAKEEEDREAREWREFARQAREDGVPQAADLFERVAQVDETHGDRFARWAGRLEDGELFARPLPCLWRCTVCGHTQYEEGAPERCPLCLGPQSQFLALEGEDWF
- the glf gene encoding UDP-galactopyranose mutase, translated to MERTFDALVVGAGYAGAVCARQLAEQGSKRVLVLERRDHIGGNAYDCLDQAGVLIHQYGPHIFHTNDKRVFDWLSRFTPWRDYQHRVIANIPDNAGGRMTYPVPFNLTSLETAFGPKEGKRLGDKLLAEYGAEQKVTILELRQNADPEIAALADYVYEHVFVHYTMKQWGQKPEEIDPNTTARVPVFLSRDDRYFQDAFQGMPQEGYTPMFERMLDHPNITVELGCDALKRLDVSGEQIKVDGEVFDGPVIYTGQADELFGFQFGPLPYRTLDFRFETLPQDDFQGYGTVNYTVDEDYTRITEFKHLTGQKVPGKTTIVKEYSRAYTGAPGEIPYYAIINPDNNARYGQYKALAEKFSNLHLLGRLAEYKYYNMDAIAGRALDLAEELLK
- a CDS encoding glycosyltransferase, which gives rise to MDKLITFAVPCYNSAAYMEHCVETLLQGGDDIEIILVDDGSTKDDTPAICDRYQEQYPDIVRAIHQPNGGHGEGVNQGIRNARGIYYKVVDSDDWVDVPSLHKALDKLRQFVRDNKLVDMMICNYVYEHAETNTQRVMHYRNVFPRNKVFGWDQIGRFRPSQYLLMHSVIYRTQLLRDCNLELPKHTFYVDNIFVYQPLPYVKNMYYLDVDLYRYFIGRSDQSVNEKVMVTRVDQQLRVTYHMIDSHDLRQVSAEHKKLGRYMFNYLAMMMAISSIFLVIDSSPEALGKRTQLWEYLRTVDSGIYHKMKYRAVSAFTAFPGYQGRKLSVGLYRLARKIYKFN